In Cherax quadricarinatus isolate ZL_2023a chromosome 52, ASM3850222v1, whole genome shotgun sequence, the following proteins share a genomic window:
- the LOC128696838 gene encoding CD151 antigen, whose product MGCISKYGLFLVNSAIIFMGVTVVGVAAAILQQDTLFGVLLSKVFYSVPLSALIAGLFLTFLGVLGCWGALKEDTCILKLYAVIVAMLLLLVVTVGVMLLVFTAGTAAFLISNMKIIFNEYGGEDEHITNDIDFIQHNTHCCGIYGYKDWVDFNYGNGTSVADGCCKNETVGCGVDLLENPNVEDLVYTAGCLVFLTSAFNSVCIALGVITLILAGIQILSISWVCIIIRDAASYHRLIE is encoded by the exons ATGGGTTGTATCAGCAAATACGGTCTCTTCCTCGTCAACTCTGCCATCATA TTCAtgggggtgactgtggtgggGGTGGCAGCAGCCATCCTTCAGCAGGACACGCTCTTCGGAGTGCTACTCAGTAAAGTGTTTTACAGTGTGCCACTGAGTGCTCTCATCGCTGGTCTCTTCCTGACCTTCCTTGGGGTGCTGGGATGCTGGGGAGCCCTCAAGGAAGACACCTGCATCCTCAAACTC tacgctgtgatcgtggctatgttgctgctgctggtggtgacggtgggggtgatgctgctggtgttcactgctggcactgctgccttcctcatcagTAACATGAAGATCATCTTCAACGAGTATGGCGGAGAAGACGAACACATAACTAACGATATCGACTTCATCCAACATAAC ACTCACTGTTGCGGTATCTACGGCTACAAAGATTGGGTCGACTTCAACTACGGAAACGGGACCAGCGTTGCGGACGGGTGTTGCAAGAACGAGACTGTGGGCTGCGGCGTGGACCTACTGGAAAACCCAAATGTGGAGGATCTGGTATACACCGCGGGCTGCCTCGTCTTTCTCACTAGCGCCTTCAACAGCGTGTGCATTGCTCTGGGTGTCATCACTCTCATCCTGGCCGGCATCCAG ATTCTGAGCATCAGTTGGGTGTGTATCATCATCAGGGATGCTGCTAGCTACCACCGCCTCATCGAGTAG